DNA sequence from the Falco peregrinus isolate bFalPer1 chromosome 1, bFalPer1.pri, whole genome shotgun sequence genome:
GACTACCTGGAGATCCGAGATGGCCTCACCGAATACAGCCCGCTGATTGGTCACTTCTGTGGCTATGAGAAGCCAGAAGATATCAAATCCAGTTCAAATAAAGTATGGATGAAGTTTGCATCTGATGCAACCATCAATAAAGCAGGCTTTGCAGCAAATTTCTTTAAAGGTATGTGATCTAGTACCTCGCAAGGTCAAAGCTGGGGCCCATTCATCCCTTAACCTATTGTCAAAGGGATCAGTTACCGTTGTATCTCCTTGTAGATAAGAGCTGTTAGACTTGTCTGTACGACTTCCAACATCATGCTTATATACAAATTGCTTTGAGCATGTTCAGGGATTTGATGCCGAGGTGTGAACGCCACCTCCCTAAGGCAGGAGGCACCGCTGGGTCAGTACCAGCATAGGCGCTCGCACCGGGCAGAACGTGACCTTCGTCTGTCTATGCCAGGGGACACGGACCATTTCAAAGAAGGTGCTAGTACTGCACAAAGAGTGTTACATTCCAAAAGAAACCTCTCAGAGAGGGGTTAAATTTGAATGTAAGCAGAATCCCGGGGAAAATTTCTGAGTGCTTTTGGAGACAAATGTGTTCCTAAACTGAGGTCCTCTTCAGGGAGGTGTGAATAAGACATAAGGTTTTTCTTAAGAGCTGGACCCAAGACATGGTCCTTTACCAGCATCCTGGTGACTTGGTAGAGGCAAGAACCAAATATCTACCCGCCTGGGAAAATGCCATCGGAGCTGCTGCGAGGCAGTCATGCTTCTCTTAGGTTGCGACAGCATACAGAAATAATAGCTGCTGTGCCAATGTTTGGATTGCGTTAAGTCCtttgtttatttctgcttcaaCTTTTGTCCTGCATTAAGGGAGTCATGGTCCATTTAGATCTCTCAAATTTATAGAACAATGTCCTCAGTTAAACAAACTTGATTTCATGAGCTCGTTAAGAAATACAACAAACAGACACGGCAGGGCTCAGTCCCCTTTGCTCAGGCTAGTCTGTCACATGAATTCACTTATTCACCATTCGAGTCATAAAATTTCCTAACTTATAACCTGTAATTCTTAATCCATGCACTTAGGTGCAAAAACAAGAATTAGACAAATAGGGTTTAATTCACAGAGTATGCTGTCCTGTGAATTTGAGAGATGCTAACGGACCATGGCAAAGGGTGATTGCACGATGACTGGCAAATGCTGTGATGTTTAATTCCAGTCCCTGAACAACTCTCACAGTGCCCTTGCTCTGGTCCTTCATCCAGAGGTGATGCGCGGGGAATGTGAGGGGGTTCGGGGGGTCAGGCAAGTGTGATTTGTGGTTTTCTCTTGACAGAGATGGATGAATGTTCTCTGCCAGACAATGGTGGGTGTGAGCAGCATTGTGAGAACACACTGGGCAGCTACAAGTGCACCTGCGAGCCTGGCTATGAGCTGACGGCTGATAAAAAGAGCTGTGAAGGTAAGTAACCTACAGGTGGAGGCAGCTGTCTATAGGGTGGGTACCGCAGCTGACACTGAACCTGAACTATCCTGGAGATTATTTTCCTTGCCCCTTCATCCTCTTTGTTTCTATTTGTCTTGCCCCACCTGAGAAATTTCTTTTGTCCACAACTGCCATTGAAAAACAAGTTTTGgttgaaaaactgaaaatactctGATCCTCTAGTGCTAAACATCCTTAAAACGAGTTGTTCTTCATGGCCTGAGATTGCCGTTTGGAGCAGATGTCCCACAGTGCAACACGAGGGAGGGTGGGCATTACAGCTTGAGCTTTGAGTGGCCCAAAaagctgaataattttttagaaaagaaatttcttttgtaGAATAAAATATCAGTGTTTTGCCTGCATGCAAAACAGACGTTATCTATACTGAGGACTTAATTCCCTTCTTCTGTTATGGGGCGGGGGGAGTCCCCATGTCTCCAACAGAAACTATTTCTGTCAGCTTTCTATTTGTACAGTTAATCTCTTGCAACAAGCGTTTGCTCCCACTAGCAATGCAGTGTGGCGAGAATCCACCCCTTGTTCTTGTCTTGTAgctctgcctttcagctgagGCGCTGGGGAGTCTCAGGGTTGCCTGGTTTGCCCTGGCCTCCACTTTTGCCAAACTGTTTGGGGAAGGCTGCTGTCGACTTGGTGATGGCAGAGCTAGGTGTGTGCAAAAGACTTTTGGAAgctttagtttatttttttaaataatttctttgcaatTTTGAGCCAGCCAGTTGGTATAACTTGGCAAGCGTTCTTTGAACTTCACTCTTAACCTCctattttaaacttcatttgTGGGCAATGCAGGAAGGACAGCCTTTGAAATCGTAGTGATGCGTGTCAGagtaaattgcttttgtttgtccAGACACTCTCGCTCGCTACACTTTTTGTATTGAAGTTTTGTATTGAAGCTGCTCCCTCGGGTTAGTTCCCTTAATGCAAAGTGATACTGGGAACAAGACAGAGGAAGCTTTATCCCTGTGGGTTTTGAAGATCTGGCTGTGTCTCATGACTCCcaataaaaagcaagcaagaaaaaattgcTTCATTGCAAACAGAATTTTGCAGCAAAAGAATAAACTGAGGTTGATTCCTTTGAGGTAAAGAATGCCGTCCCACAAAAGGATGAAGCTAAGATGTCCTCAGTTTTTAGAGGAAATGGGATGATAAAGCTACGTCTGTGTCCTTGGCTTCAGTTTTCTGTAGAGAAGATGCAGTCCATGTACAATAATTTGCTGAAGAATTGACAGGGTGTCTTCCCTAGGATTCCATTATCTTCTAATTATTCCATCACTGATAAACTTGAAGTGGTTAGGTTTGTAGGGCTGAGTGTGGGTGCCTTTACCAAGCTGGCCTTTGCCACCACCCGGGGCATGCCAAGTCGGCTGACCGGCGGTaagcccagggctgggcaaTGACAAGGACAGCAGCCCCAGGTGGTGCAGGTGGCTCTCAGCACCACAGCCTGGCCACAGGTGTTGCACTGGTGGTCCACAGCAGGTAAGCTCTGCTGTCtttgcagctcccagcactggAAGCCTGTCCTGGAGGGCAGGATTTGGTTTGTGCTATCCCCCAGCATCTGACGCGTTTCCTAGCTAATGGTGTGGCCTGGTCTGTGTGTCTGAACAAACCAAGTAAAACTTGTGTTCATTTATtgcctctccagctgcctgtgggGGCTTCATCACCAAGCTCAATGGGACCATTACTAGCCCTGGATGGCCCAAGGAATATCCTACTAACAAAAACTGCGTCTGGCAGGTGGTAGCTCCAGCCCAGTACCGGATCTCTCTGCAGTTTGAAGTGTTTGAACTGGAAGGCAATGATGTACGTAACTGGTCCCTGCATCTCAGAGGTGTGACTCTTGGCTAACTGGGAACTGGATAAATCCTTGGGGCATAAGGAAGAGGAGATGCTGTCTTACTGGTGGAGCTTCTGGTTGTTTCCCCACCCTTGATAATAATAAGCCAGTAACAGTGATGGTTCTCCCTGAAGTCTGGATCTGCTGACTCTGTGGAGTGGAAGGATTAAAGTTGGTCTAAATGggcttcttttctctgctggttttaTATAATTGTAGGTGTTTTCCATCCCTAATAggtgtcacacacacacaaacacacacacacacccctttccccagagctgcttttgcaggagAATAATTGGAAATGAACAATGAAGTAGAGTTCTTCACAGATAAGCAAAGCTGCTGGCCCAAGAGTCTGCCCTCCACCATGCCGCGGGCAGGGGCCCTTGGAACAAGGCACCAGGTTCTCCCTTTCTCCACCATAAATGGGAGCAGCGGCTCTCCCGTAGttcagcaggctgctggagcCCGTTCAACACTGTCGGGTTCCTGATAAAGTGGGTGTAATGACTTTAGAGTGGAACCTTTGCTATTCTGAcaaacacagccctgctttAAGACCAGGGCAGCAAGGGAAGGGGGTGAGAACACTGGCAGGGGATGATCTGGGGCAGTGAGGAGTGCATTTGAGTATAAAGCTCTTTCTGCTCCCTCTCAATCAAGCCTCTGTCCCCTTCTTCTGCAATGCTCCATCCCAGGTCCACGGGGCTGAACGATCTCCTCCTCTCGTGGCAGGTCTGTAAGTATGACTACGTTGAGGTGCGTAGCGGGTTGGCTTCTGACTCCAAGCTGCACGGCAAATTCTGCGGCTCAGAAAAGCCTGAAGTGATCACGTCGTATGGCAACAACATGAGGCTGGAGTTCAAATCGGACAACACAGTCTCCAAGAAAGGCTTTAAAGTTCAGTACTTCTCTGGTATGTGGCTGCATTCATTCACTTGCTTAGCTGTCTCCTCTGACTGGACCTCTTgattttggtgaattttttttcaacctTCTGTCAAATCAGGCAGAGCCTGATGGTGGTTagttacatttaaaaagcatgGTTGCTTTGTCCTATGTCACGTTTTGTCTTGATTTCTCAGTGCAGCATATGGTCCAGTTTCATAGCATGGTGTCAGCAAGATGCATGGATTTCATTAATGCCTCCAGTCCTTCCACAGCGGGAAAAGCAATGGGGGAACCTGAGCCTAGAAGTTATTTCTGTCCCTGGCATCATtaaggagatttttttctctgaaactaGAAGATTTAGAAAATTTCCAGAAGTCTTCTATATAGCAACCCTTCCCATCAAAGCACCGTGTGCTAGTGGAAGTTTCTGATCATCTATTCTGAGTCCTTTGTAGCTCTTGGTGTCAGTGATGTGCCTTGTtggcagcagttctgcaggTTAACCATACATTGTACAGAAGGGAAAATGCAATttcatgctgtgttttcagcagaGACCAAGGAGTATTAATGTTTTTGAGGAGAGTGATCAGGCAAATTGGCCTTGATTTAAGACAGAGACAGTTGCAGAGCAGAATCAGGGCTAGAGGTTTGGCTTATCAAATCTATCAGGAGGGAGTGTGAGCAAAGCTATGTTTCATGGAGAAATACATTTGGGAGTGAGGAGACAGATGAGATTAATGAAGTCCAGGAAAGGCATTGGCCCAAGAAAAATTGGAAATAAACTGCTCATAAATTAAACTGGACTGGAAACCATGAGCAGACCCTATGCCCAGAGCAGTGAGATTCAGGAATGTATATAGTCCTGAACGCACAGGAGTGAACATCCCCTGGGGAGCATTTCAGCTTCTGGGAGCAGCTCGTACCTTAGATCCTCTTCTCCATCTGGCTGCTTGTGCTCTCGGACAGAGCTAGTGGAGGGTGGAGGCTTCTCAGAGCATGTAGGAACTTGCAAATGTGAAGACTGGCCAGTAGATTTTTGCCTAGGCTAGTGAATTTGTGATGCTTTTCCTGGATGCTATTCTAAAAGAATGAGAGGTTGCTATGGGTTTCTTTTAGATAGGAGTCTTAAACCATTCAAAACCtaataaaacatatttgtgATGCATCTTATGGAATGAAAGACAATTGCAGAGAGTTGTGTCCAGGCTGAAAAGCGGACTGGACTAATCCGGCAGGAGAAGTTGGAGGTTTGCATCAGTATCTGCCAGTCTGGGTAGGGGGCTcccagctggtggctgtggtAGCCTGTTTCTCACTGTCAGCTCACTGTTTGTTGGTCTGATCCTGCCCAGACAAGGACGAGTGCTCCAAAGACAATGGTGGTTGCCAGCACGAGTGCATCAACACCTTTGGGAGCTATGTGTGCCAGTGCAGAAATGGCTTCATGCTGCATGAGAATGGCCACGATTGTAAGGAAGGTAAggtccccagctcctgcccttgGGAAGAACGGGGTGGTTCAAACACGCTTTGAGCCAGGGTGCTTCCTGCATGGTGTCGGAAGGATGCTGGAGCAGTGTACTGGGCTGGGGCACTGAAAAAGCCCCAGCTAGCTGAAAAAGTAcctagaaaaaggaagaagagggcTTGTTTCCAGCTAGATCCATTCAGCCTGGCAGTCTGTATGGCCATGGGGGATGGGACAGGGTGAGGGCAAGAAGTTGGGCTAGCAGAAGGTGGGGCATCACTGTGAGGCTTGTCACTGCTGCTTCATTTAATTATTGGGCTTGAGTCAAGAGAAAGGATGAGCTGATCTAACCGCTTGCTGCTGCCAAAATGACCCTTCGTATTGCATGCCTACCCCTGCTGAGGGCTGCCACGGCTTTCCTGTGTATGCTCTCTGATCCTCGTCTGATCTCTCTATCAGCTGATCCAGCTTTCCAAGTCGGCAAAACAACTCAAGGCTGAGATAGCAGCAGAGTCAGCAtggtggaggggctgggcaCCTTGTCACTGGGAACAGGGCAAGCAAGGTGGAGGAGCAGGGGAATATGTTTGGGAGTGAGGAGGTGGACGAGGTTAACGaggaacaggaaaacaaggTGGTCCATTTCACCAGCTGCCCAGTTGGGTCAAAAAAAATACAGGGCAAGCCTAGCAGAACTCTGTGGTGATACTGAAAGCTCTTGTACAGTGGCTGAAGCCTTCCCTatttctgccctgctgagggTCTCAGTCGGCAGAGAGGAGCACGTAGAATGTTATGTGGTTCCCCTCCGAGACTTGCTTGATGCCTCTGTTTTGTGATGTCTCTCTCTCAAGCTGGTTGCGAGCACAAGCTGAGCGGTGCAGAGGGGATGATGAGCAGCCCCAACTGGCCTGACAAGTACCCCAGCCGGAAGGAGTGCACCTGGGACATCTCTGCAACGCCTGGCCACCGAGTGAAAGTAGTGAGTAACCAGTGAGCAGCAGGGGGAAAGAAGCAGACTGTGTTGTGAGGAGCTGGAGTGGGAGGCTGATGCCTGTAGCTCCTGTTtggggagcaggaaggagggCAACTTGGCACCCTCTGAAAGGGCAGAAGGTCTCAGAGGGACACGAGGCAGGGGCTGAGGCAGCTTGGAGGAGACTCCAGCAGTAGTGACTGTGGAGCATTGTTCTTGCTGTTAACAGCAGGTGTAACGTGCCCTCCCACCCAGACCCCTCCATGCAAGCCACTCTGTTGGGACTGTACCTGCATAAGGGGGTGGCAgggccagcccccagcccctcagggcAAGAAGCGTTAGGCACAGCTTGATGCATGGGGCAAGACATGCTCGAAGCTGTGCAGCTGGGGCCAGTGATGCCTGGATCCCTGTGCTCAGTGGAGGTAATGCTGAAGAAGTGCTCAGTCAGTGTGCTAGGCAGGGtttccagcaggaaaaagaaaggcatgTGAGGCTTGCAGGTGAAAACTGTTTTGTGCGCCCATGTGAGGCAGCAAAGCTAAGGCTACACGGCACATGCACATGAAATACTGAGTTTTGCCACCCTGAGATCACTCCTGCCTGAGAGCATGCTATTCTGATTTAGTTTGTTGGAGGAGTGGGACAGACACAccatttgttctgtttctcaCTTGGCATTTCATCCTCTGCTACACTGCATGCTTAGATTTACAAATGTCTGTCTTAACTCTCCTTGTTCTTGCCGTAGACATTCAATGAGTTTGAGATCGAACAGCACCAAGAATGTGCCTATGACCACTTAGAGATGTATGACGGCCCCAACACCAAGTCACCTATTCTTGGCCGCTTCTGTGGCAGCAAGAAACCGGACCCTGTCGTGGCTTCTACCAACAAGATGTTCCTCAGGTTTTACTCTGATGCTTCTGTGCAAAGAAAAGGTTTCcaggcaaagcacagcacaggtAAGCTGGTAGCCTGCCAATACCCCAGCGTGATAAGATGTCATCGAGTCTCACTGCATTTTCTTACCAGGCAAACCCAGACACACTTTGCTCCCAAGTAAGCTTAGCCTGAATTTTGGGTGGTTGCATGTTGTGCTAACCATTTCCCAGGTCATTGCTGGCACGGTGCCATACATGCCAGCTTCCTTATTAGCTCAGAGGTTTCTAGACACCAGACATTCCCGCTCatgctgttttgtttaaatggGAGGCGCTTGGTTGAGTGGCAACCCCCTCTGTTCCTCACCAGCTGCCAGAAAGGGAGTGATGCTCAGCCTGTGTGCTGGCCCACGCAGGGACGGGCCTGTCTGAGACTGGTTTTGGGTGGGAGCAGAGACGTGTGGTGGGCAGGCACATCTTGGTCCTCTCATCTGTGGCAGCCCAGAGCTGAGCGTGTTGTGCCAAGGGTCACTGCTGAAATCCCTGGCGCTCTAAACAGGTGAAGCGCATGGGAGGCGGGTGAAGAGGTGTCTTCCTGATCGGCCACAGGGACTCAGCACCATAGCACGCGTGTTTCGAGCTGGCACGGGGCTGCTTTTGTACATTGTGTGGGCAGAAAAAGATTGGTTTGGTCCCCAGTTTCTTAATGTGATTCAACTTCTCGCTGGCAAAATATTCGGAGCCAGAATTTCAGCTACAGGACAAGTTCAGAGAACATGTTAAGTCTTCCTTTGAGCaatcattttctaaaatactacatttttcCAGAGTATAATGTGGCAGGAACCCTATCCTGCCAGTGTTAACCAGTCGCCTCTTTCCATGCATGTTCTACACCAAGGAAGCTAAGCTCACCTGTGCTATGTGGGTCACTGGATCCATGGGTGACCGGAGGATTCACTGGTTTGTGGTTAGTTCTGTACAGTGGTTACTTACCTTCCCCACTGTATGTGAACTTCAAGCAGAGGGAGGTCTTCTCTTCTCATGGCTGGCCCAGAAGCGGGGTGGTGAGCCTTTCTTGTGAACTAAGGCCTCTGAGAGACCGATTTAtgcccttttcttcctccagagTGCGGTGGGCTCCTAAAAGCTGAAGTACGAACTAAGAAGCTATATTCCCATGCTCAGTTTGGGGACAACAACTACCCAGGTCAAACCAACTGCGAGTGGGTGATTGTAGCGGAAGATGGTTATGGGGTGGAACTGATATTCCAGATATTCGAGATTGAGGAGGAGGCTGACTGTGGGTATGACTACATGGAAATTTATGATGGTTACGACAGCACTGCACCCCGCTTGGGACGCTTCTGTGGCTCAGGGGTAagccgggggcaggggggggttCACAGGGATGACCGGGTGGTGAGGAAGGGTGCTCTCATACCTGTTTGGATAGGGGCAGCTGTTACAAACTGGTGATGAGAGTGCCTTGCGTGTCTGGATTTTGCTTCTTCCCTATTGCTAGAGACCACAGCCATTTTATCTGATGTGCAGTTGGTCTGAAAATCCTGCCAAGTGACTTTCCCTCACTAGCCCATGACCATGGGCCATGGTATGGGACCGCTGTGGTGCGTgaccagccctgctgtggaAACCTTGTATATGTGGGAAACAGCTTCCGAGGGCCAGTTTCATCCTGGGTCCCTCCCCGCCTGAAGCCAAGTCATGCTGCGGCCACGCCGTGGCAAGGGCCAAGGGTGGAGTGACTCAGGTGCAGCCGATGACCCCAGGAGTGCTCGCTGTCGACTGGACCTGTGTCACCCGTGTCCCCATCAGCCGGGGTGGCTCTGTTAGCACGGGCAGTGGTGTGTGGCTTTTAAAATCAGAGGGTCTACGCTTGATTTCTCTAGGACTTCAGCGATTAAATGGGGAAGGTTCTTACTGAATTTAAAGAGAGACGATCAGGAGCAGGTGTGTGGGAGAAGCGCTTGCAAACAGAGGTAGCAGTGTGGAACACCAAGGCAGAGCAGCTCGGTGTGAAgttcagggcagcagggcagtgaccTACCTGCCTGCACACTGCAGATGGAGACTGGCTGGGAAAGTGGGGGTCCCGCAGAGAAGCAGGGGGGAGGTTGTAGCAAGTTGCAGCAGTGGGGGAGATAGCCAGAGTTATCATGTAACATAAAAGTTATTCTGCTGCTCATGAAGCCTGGGAGAGCCTCAGCTGCCAAACAGGATCTGGTTTGGATCATGACATTTCCTgaaaagataaggaaaaatcAGAGCAAACTCAGGAGACTGGAACAAGAATATCCAGGGAGCCCTGTGaaaaaagaactggaagaacTGGGATTGTAGAGTGGGCTGGCATCAGTCTTCAAACATGAAAGGCAGGCATGCAAGGAGCCAGGGAATATGCtcagggaggcagaggcagagcggggcaggaggtgctgagcactCACTCTTCATGTTTGCTGGCCACTGTGTCTCCGCTGTGAGCTTATGCTCCGGTGTCGCAGCACAGCCAGGCGTTTTGCCTGCAGACCTGACCCCACCGTGTGctgtcttctctccttttctacAGCCTCTGGAAGAAATCTACTCTGCAGGGGATTCCATCATGATTCGGTTCCATACAGATGACACCATCAACAAGAAAGGCTTTCACGCCAGATACATAAGTACCAAATTTCAGGATGCATTGCACATGAGAAAGTAGTTTCACTGCTCCTCACAGATATTCCCCATCTGAAGACTGAGACATTTAACTGtgatctttgtctttttttggttttggtttgggttttttttttaagcttctgtgCACCTGGCCAAAAGCAGTgtacagtattttctgtaactAAAACTAAATCCAGTCTCAAAGGTTTGCCTCTGCAATTATTAGCATGACCCTTTCCTGTTAACATACCCAGGACCAAAAACTGTCTTCTAATTATACGTGCCAGGGCACAAACATTGTATTTTGCACAGCTCACCATGGGGCTGAGTGAAGACTGAGCTTGAACTGAGAGAAGCCTTCATCTCTTGCGTGTCCTGTTTCTAGGTGACATTTCCCGAGCGTCCTGTACACGTGAGCTGTCTGAACGTGTTTTCTGGAGCAGGTGATGTCGACAGCCACCCTGTAGGATTTTCTCAAAGGACTTTGTGAGCCACCCACTCTCCCTTACCAGCCCAAAATACTCTGTGCAATAAGCGAACAACCAGACATCTGGAACTGCATCGCTCCTTCTGTCCTGTCCGTTTGTTGTCTTGGTTATCGTGGGTTGGGAGCTAGGCAGGGGCGCAGGGACAGTCTCTGTAGTGCTGCTAGCTGCTTGGATCACAATGAATGAGAAGGGCCCAGCGCCAGATTTGCAGTAGATGTCATAGTCTATGTTGGATGGGAGTATTTCAATGTGGTGGCCAAGGTGGCTGGCAGGGAAGTGCTGTAGTGGGATGCGAGGCACGGGGAGTGGTGGTGGCACAGCTTAGCAGCAGGAGTGCTGGCAGCGTGCCCTGGTTACACCACCAGGCATGGCAGCTCAGAGGGCTATGGCAGCAGTCTGAGCCTTATCTTAAATAAGGaacctctcctcctctccccacatGCATTTGCTTTCTCAGCCTTCTTTCCGCCGCTTCCTTCCCTTAGTACCActtccctgccagccctccctCTGGCAGCCCAGCCTACCTGTGCTCTGCCGCACCGGCTGCCGGAGCACCTCGCCCAGGGGAGCGCTGCACTGGGGACGGCCGGGGTGTCCCtgagcaggggcaggcaggccATGCTGCGGGCCGGCTCTGGTGagtgctggcagcctggcaggcaTGGGCAGGCTCTGCTGGGCACTAGGAATGGAAGAGCTCTGCTGggtcctgctccctccctgctcctcaccagcCCATGGCCCAGGCCATTAACTTCATGGCAGGGGTGCAAGTGAGACGGTGACTTAAGCACTTTGAGCTATAAGGCTCAGACAGGCTCCGTGTTGCAGTTTTTTATGTACACGGAAGCTACCAAGCCACAGGCTTGCAGAATTAACAGGTAGCTCGGCACTTCTTTGGGAAAAAGTAGGGAAAACTGTGCTTTTGGGAAAACCGCTGTAATTGAGCTGTTGATatgagggggagggggggagagaagaaaaaaaaagactttattcTGAATGGTATTCCATTAAGGCACTCATGGGCAATGATGAGCTAAAAGCTGAGGTACGTTAGCTTTAATTAAGTATTTATAATCCCAGGATTACTATGTTTACATAACCAATGTACTGTCAGGCTCCGGGGTGATGTCTCCTCTCTGGGGTATGACTGTGGAGAAGCATGGGGCCAGCGCCACTGTCGGGCACAAACGACATTCCTGGAGATGAGGGCATTTGCCGATGGGCAATGGACAGGCCCAGCCCTCTCCGGAAGTCCTTGAACAGAATATGGTCCAAGTATTGTGAATACTAGGAGAAGCAAATGCATGAAAGTATTTTCTTGCttagaacaagaaaaataatttatacacacacacacaagattatatgtatataaaatgtgCATGTAGAAGACCACTAGTCAAAGCCTTAATAAGTGTCATGTGAACAATACCACTGACTATAGCTTTATTGCAGGCTGTATAAAACCATGTtacttctgttttggttttttagctctgttttgttcattttttcaaattttatggCCTTTTTACAGGCAAGACCTCTGATCTCAAGCTGTTTGACCATGCAGGTCTGGGGAAGTGAGCTCTGCTAGATGGGGCCTGTGTTTGTTCTTCTCTGCCTTGCCCCCCACACAAGCAAAATCATAGTGACTCAGGTCTGGAAATAAAAGCTTGACACCGATCCCTGTGAAACGGAAGGAAAATTTCAGGTGGCAAGCACAAGTTCAAGTTTCCTGGCTCTCTAGCGGGAGCAGTGGCTGGAGAGAAGGGACTGTAGCAGCATCCAAGGACTTTAACACCTCTGTTCTGTGTTCTGGTAATTTCCCATCTTCCTCAGCCTGGCTCACTGCAGATGCTTGCAATGCGGTTTTTTCAGATCTACTACCCTTGTTAGCAGTCATGTGGGTGTCCCCTGTGACAGTGTGCTCACAACTGTTGTACTGTGCATTTCAGCCGATGATCTATGTAGAATATTTCTGCTGTACTGACTGGGCTTAACAGTCAATAATTCTAAATGTGTGAaagtttcttaagaaaaaagaaaaaaatgtcaggctCTGtagtgtgtgtatacatattcTGGTCTTTGTGTGGCTTTACGTTTCActaactaaaataattttttgagagagggaggaggaggggtgtgtgtggggacAATCACAAATGTACCTGTGCCCAGAATGAGTCTCTGCATTCATTAAAGGCTGTGGATTCAGTTGCACTCCTGTTGTGTGCATGTATTTGCTGCTTCCTCAAGGGGAGGAAATTCCTTAATACATTCCTTGTTCTGCCAACTGTTGTGTGTGTCTATGGCTAATACCAGGTGAGATTTACTCCCAGCAGGAAGTGACTTCCCCTTGAGCCTTTAGCTTTGTCTTGGCTCTTGCAATCAAGTG
Encoded proteins:
- the TLL2 gene encoding tolloid-like protein 2 isoform X6, yielding METRSSPRVRRATTSRAERIWPGGVIPYVIGGNFTGTQRAIFKQAMRHWEKHTCVTFVERTDEESFIVFTYRTCGCCSYVGRRGGGPQAISIGKNCDKFGIVAHELGHVVGFWHEHTRPDRDQHVTIIRENIQQGQEYNFLKMEAGEVNSLGETYDFDSIMHYARNTFSRGVFLDTILPRRDDNGVRPTIGQRIRLSQGDIAQARKLYKCPACGETLQDSTGNFSAPGFPNGYPSYSHCVWRISVTPGEKILLNFTSMDLFKSRLCWYDYVEVRDGYWRKAPLLGRFCGDKIPEPVISTDSRLWIEFRSSSNILGKGFFVVYEAICGGDIHKDAGQIQSPNYPDDYRPSKECVWKITVSEGFHIGITFQAFEIEWHDACSYDYLEIRDGLTEYSPLIGHFCGYEKPEDIKSSSNKVWMKFASDATINKAGFAANFFKEMDECSLPDNGGCEQHCENTLGSYKCTCEPGYELTADKKSCEAACGGFITKLNGTITSPGWPKEYPTNKNCVWQVVAPAQYRISLQFEVFELEGNDVCKYDYVEVRSGLASDSKLHGKFCGSEKPEVITSYGNNMRLEFKSDNTVSKKGFKVQYFSDKDECSKDNGGCQHECINTFGSYVCQCRNGFMLHENGHDCKEAGCEHKLSGAEGMMSSPNWPDKYPSRKECTWDISATPGHRVKVTFNEFEIEQHQECAYDHLEMYDGPNTKSPILGRFCGSKKPDPVVASTNKMFLRFYSDASVQRKGFQAKHSTECGGLLKAEVRTKKLYSHAQFGDNNYPGQTNCEWVIVAEDGYGVELIFQIFEIEEEADCGYDYMEIYDGYDSTAPRLGRFCGSGPLEEIYSAGDSIMIRFHTDDTINKKGFHARYISTKFQDALHMRK